One window of the Paenibacillus beijingensis genome contains the following:
- a CDS encoding ABC transporter substrate-binding protein: MKKINKPKVSFKAVSVSVLASVLLLSACTNGENSGSANSGSTSTEQEQSGKVTLNMMTQSSPTAPSDPNEKLILKRLEEETNVHINWKNFTRDVFVEKRNLAMASGDLPDAIFDAGYSDYELLKLAKDGAIIPVNDMIEQYMPNFKKVLEEAPQYKTMITAPDGNIYAFPWIEELGSGKERIQAVDAVPWINTDWLKKLGLAMPKTTDELKKVLIAFKTQDPNGNGKADEIPLSFINKPGAEDVAFLFASFGLGENPDHAVVTNDGKVVFAPADEGYKNAVKFISELYKEGLVDLEAFTQDWSTYLAKGKDQKYGLYFSWDKANITGANDSYDVMPPIAGPSGEINVARTNALGLARGRTVITSANKNLEATAKWIDRMYDPIQSVQNNWGTYGDDKLQNIFEYDAEKKTLKHLPLDGASPVELRDKTSIAGPLAILDSYYGTYTTLPDDAKERLRIVKEVMAPHMKAENVMPSVFNSIEELDRLVTIEADLFAYVLRMRSEWYQNGKVDEQWDAYLKELDRLGLKEWLEIKQTGYDRATQ; encoded by the coding sequence ATGAAAAAGATCAATAAGCCAAAAGTCTCCTTCAAGGCCGTTTCTGTATCGGTGCTTGCTTCGGTGCTCCTGCTGTCCGCATGCACCAACGGGGAGAACAGCGGTTCCGCCAACAGCGGTTCCACCAGCACGGAGCAGGAGCAAAGCGGGAAAGTGACACTGAATATGATGACACAGAGCTCACCGACTGCTCCGTCCGATCCGAACGAGAAGCTCATCCTCAAACGCCTGGAGGAGGAGACGAACGTTCACATCAATTGGAAAAACTTCACCCGAGACGTGTTCGTGGAAAAACGAAATCTCGCCATGGCGAGCGGCGATCTGCCCGATGCCATTTTTGACGCCGGGTACAGCGATTACGAGCTGCTCAAGCTGGCCAAAGACGGCGCGATCATCCCGGTGAACGACATGATCGAACAATATATGCCGAACTTTAAAAAAGTGCTGGAAGAAGCGCCGCAATACAAAACGATGATTACGGCGCCGGACGGCAATATTTATGCTTTCCCGTGGATTGAAGAGCTCGGAAGCGGCAAAGAACGCATTCAGGCGGTGGATGCTGTACCTTGGATCAACACCGATTGGTTAAAGAAGCTTGGACTTGCCATGCCGAAGACGACGGACGAACTGAAAAAAGTGCTGATCGCCTTTAAAACTCAGGACCCGAACGGAAACGGCAAAGCGGACGAAATTCCGTTGTCCTTCATCAACAAGCCGGGAGCCGAAGATGTTGCCTTCCTGTTCGCTTCGTTTGGTCTTGGCGAAAATCCGGATCACGCGGTCGTCACGAACGATGGCAAAGTTGTGTTTGCGCCTGCCGATGAAGGATACAAGAATGCGGTGAAGTTCATCAGCGAGCTTTATAAAGAAGGACTCGTTGATTTGGAAGCGTTTACACAGGATTGGAGCACTTATCTGGCTAAAGGAAAGGATCAAAAATACGGTCTTTATTTCTCCTGGGACAAGGCGAATATTACCGGGGCCAATGACAGCTATGATGTCATGCCGCCGATCGCCGGCCCAAGCGGCGAAATTAATGTCGCGCGGACAAACGCTCTGGGCTTAGCCCGCGGCAGAACGGTCATCACTAGCGCCAACAAAAACCTCGAGGCGACGGCCAAATGGATCGACCGGATGTACGACCCGATTCAATCCGTTCAGAATAACTGGGGCACTTATGGCGATGACAAGCTGCAAAATATTTTCGAGTATGACGCTGAGAAAAAGACGCTGAAGCACCTGCCTCTGGACGGCGCTTCTCCGGTTGAACTGAGGGACAAAACGAGCATCGCCGGCCCGCTCGCGATTTTGGACAGCTATTACGGCACATACACCACCTTGCCGGATGACGCAAAAGAAAGATTGCGGATCGTCAAGGAAGTGATGGCTCCCCACATGAAAGCGGAGAACGTCATGCCGAGCGTCTTCAACTCGATCGAAGAGCTGGATCGCTTGGTGACCATTGAAGCCGACTTGTTCGCTTATGTGCTGAGAATGCGTTCGGAATGGTACCAAAACGGCAAGGTCGACGAGCAATGGGATGCATATTTGAAGGAGCTTGACCGGCTCGGGCTGAAAGAATGGCTTGAAATCAAGCAAACCGGTTACGACAGAGCGACGCAATAG
- a CDS encoding carbohydrate ABC transporter permease encodes MPIKHSRLDRSLLVLNAVFLTMAVLLVILPLLYIVVASFMDPSALLSRGLSFNVSDWTVDGYQKILSNPAMIRGFGNAVLYSASFSIVTVLISICAGYAMADARLRGRTFFMTLFLITLFFGGGLIPTYLLVKSLGMIDTIWAVIIPNAVNVWNIILARTFFKGVPHELKEAANVDGASEMQIFARIVLPLSKPIIFVLALYAFVGQWNSYFDAMIYLDNTKLHPLQLVLRSILIQNQVDPGMIGDQLAMAEMKRLSEIIKYAAIVISSLPLIIMYPFFQKYFEKGVLVGSLK; translated from the coding sequence ATGCCCATCAAACATTCCCGGCTGGATCGCTCACTGCTCGTACTTAACGCCGTTTTTTTAACAATGGCAGTTCTTCTGGTCATCCTGCCGCTGCTTTACATTGTCGTTGCCTCATTCATGGACCCGTCGGCGCTGCTTAGCCGGGGGTTATCCTTTAACGTCTCGGATTGGACCGTGGACGGCTACCAAAAGATTCTGTCCAACCCTGCCATGATTCGAGGTTTTGGAAATGCGGTGCTCTACTCGGCATCATTTTCCATCGTCACCGTGCTGATTTCCATCTGCGCTGGATACGCGATGGCGGATGCCCGCCTGAGGGGCCGGACGTTTTTTATGACCCTGTTTCTAATCACGCTGTTCTTTGGCGGAGGGCTTATTCCCACCTACCTGCTCGTCAAGAGTCTCGGGATGATCGATACCATTTGGGCCGTGATCATTCCCAATGCCGTGAATGTGTGGAACATCATTTTGGCCCGCACCTTTTTCAAAGGGGTGCCGCATGAGCTGAAGGAAGCGGCCAATGTGGACGGAGCCTCCGAAATGCAGATCTTTGCACGCATCGTGCTGCCGCTCTCCAAACCGATTATATTCGTTCTGGCGCTGTATGCTTTTGTCGGACAATGGAATTCCTACTTCGATGCCATGATCTATCTGGACAATACGAAACTGCATCCGCTGCAGCTCGTGCTCCGGTCCATTCTGATTCAGAACCAGGTAGACCCGGGGATGATCGGGGATCAGCTGGCTATGGCGGAGATGAAGCGCTTGTCCGAAATTATCAAATACGCTGCCATTGTGATATCCAGTCTGCCGCTTATTATCATGTATCCGTTCTTCCAGAAATACTTCGAAAAAGGTGTCTTGGTCGGTTCTCTAAAATAG
- a CDS encoding glycoside hydrolase family 32 protein, with translation MSTMIKHNYRGKYHFSPKEKWMNDPNGMVYFKGEYHLFYQHHPYGMTWGPMHWGHAVSKDLIVWEELDIALAPDENGMIFSGSAVVDWNNTTGFFENEPGLVAIFTHHLVQEGGDPVQTQSLAYSKDSGRTWTKYEGNPVLKHDTFVDFRDPKVFWHEQTGRWVMVIACGQSVCIYHSGDLKSWTFGSEFGADIGFHGGVWECPDLFALAVDGDSSRQKWVMLVSIGDHPAYKEGSRTQYFTGEFDGVTFMPDEDSYTVRWLDYGRDNYAGVSWSDVPAADGRRLFIGWMSNWKYANLTPTEGFRGAMTVPREIGLGSLADGSVILVQKPVHELERARVPVLELENVSREEAEEALSALQLESYEVTAVVPAGSTFAFKVRKGGRIETVVGVEASRGEVYVDRTKSGLHQFHEHFSGVHAAKLQSPGKTLDLRIFMDLSSVEVFANDGQAVITDLIYPNADSTEISLVSDEERFKLYSLSVYTLVPSAKGSN, from the coding sequence GTGTCTACGATGATCAAACACAATTACAGAGGGAAATATCATTTTTCGCCAAAAGAGAAGTGGATGAACGACCCGAACGGGATGGTGTATTTTAAAGGGGAGTATCATCTTTTCTATCAGCATCATCCGTATGGAATGACCTGGGGCCCGATGCATTGGGGCCATGCGGTGAGTAAAGACCTTATCGTATGGGAAGAACTCGATATTGCGCTCGCGCCGGATGAGAATGGCATGATCTTTTCAGGAAGCGCTGTCGTGGATTGGAACAATACAACGGGATTTTTCGAAAATGAACCGGGCCTTGTCGCGATTTTTACGCATCATCTTGTGCAGGAGGGCGGCGACCCGGTTCAAACCCAGAGCCTGGCGTACAGCAAGGACAGCGGAAGAACCTGGACGAAGTATGAAGGGAATCCGGTACTGAAGCACGACACTTTTGTCGACTTTCGCGATCCCAAGGTGTTCTGGCACGAGCAGACCGGGCGGTGGGTCATGGTGATCGCTTGCGGGCAATCGGTCTGCATCTATCATTCGGGCGATTTGAAATCGTGGACATTCGGAAGCGAGTTCGGGGCCGATATCGGTTTCCATGGCGGTGTTTGGGAGTGCCCGGATTTGTTCGCCCTGGCGGTCGATGGGGATTCATCGCGTCAAAAGTGGGTGATGCTTGTCAGCATCGGCGATCACCCGGCCTATAAGGAAGGCTCGAGAACGCAGTATTTTACTGGTGAATTTGACGGAGTGACGTTTATGCCCGATGAGGATTCGTACACGGTGCGCTGGCTGGATTACGGCAGGGATAACTACGCCGGCGTAAGCTGGTCCGACGTTCCGGCTGCGGATGGCAGACGTCTCTTTATCGGTTGGATGAGCAACTGGAAATATGCCAACCTTACCCCAACGGAAGGGTTTCGCGGTGCAATGACCGTACCGAGAGAAATCGGGCTCGGGTCGCTTGCGGACGGCAGCGTGATCTTGGTACAGAAGCCCGTGCATGAACTGGAGCGTGCTCGCGTTCCGGTATTGGAGCTTGAGAATGTTTCCAGGGAAGAAGCGGAGGAAGCGCTGTCCGCCTTGCAATTGGAGAGCTACGAGGTAACAGCCGTCGTCCCGGCCGGTTCAACTTTTGCATTCAAGGTAAGAAAGGGCGGCCGGATCGAGACCGTGGTCGGAGTTGAGGCAAGCCGGGGCGAAGTTTATGTCGACCGGACGAAATCCGGATTGCATCAATTTCATGAGCATTTCAGCGGCGTTCATGCAGCCAAGCTGCAATCTCCGGGAAAGACGCTCGATCTAAGAATCTTTATGGACCTCTCTTCCGTTGAAGTATTCGCGAATGACGGGCAGGCGGTAATTACCGACCTGATCTATCCGAATGCCGATTCCACAGAAATCTCCCTGGTTTCCGATGAGGAACGGTTTAAGCTTTATTCATTGTCGGTCTATACGTTGGTACCGTCTGCCAAGGGTTCGAACTAA
- a CDS encoding FAD-dependent oxidoreductase, translated as MKSKSDLQLTADVLVLGGGPAGAWAAWSAAKQGAKVVIADKGFLGSSGATAPGGTNLLYLPPDREKRNAAVQQRYRESGYLAEPAWIHRVLDQVYESLLLVESWGYPFRRDDDGTPLRDHLQGPEYMKIMRRAVSRAGVTILDQSPALELLADEYGVGGARGLSRLECKEWKVRANAVIIATGGCAFLSKGLGCNVLTGDGLLMASELGIELSGMEFSRQYAPSAAFATVTRGRLLGWATYTREDGEILEPGGPRAGDFLPRMLSKGPVYAVLDKADTEEKRTILRNSHAIFFLPYDRAGIDPFTQRFPLTLRYEGTVRGTGGIRLTGDDCSTTVAGLYAAGDAATRERITGGKSGGGAFNASWAISSGTWSGKAAADYALSQGHDARHRNLRPAGRYGLASQGAGGPERSVPELDAHAIIEAVQREVFPLEINYFRSEPVLRASLNRLNDLWPLLRGRVQCNVQQRVRAREAAAMTATARWMYTAALARRETRGMHTLCEYPLTDPAQQYRLLVSGLDAIQVRPESGTALLQSPYSSRSDFYGEVPTS; from the coding sequence ATGAAAAGTAAAAGTGACTTACAGCTGACTGCCGACGTTCTCGTACTCGGAGGCGGTCCGGCAGGGGCGTGGGCAGCCTGGAGTGCAGCGAAGCAAGGCGCGAAGGTCGTCATCGCGGATAAAGGTTTTCTCGGTTCGAGCGGAGCGACGGCGCCCGGAGGAACGAATTTGCTTTATTTGCCGCCCGATCGAGAAAAGCGGAATGCAGCGGTGCAGCAGCGTTACCGCGAAAGCGGTTATTTGGCGGAGCCGGCATGGATTCATCGCGTGCTGGACCAAGTCTATGAAAGCTTGCTGCTCGTGGAATCGTGGGGTTATCCGTTTCGCCGGGATGATGACGGTACGCCGCTGCGCGACCATCTTCAAGGACCGGAATATATGAAAATTATGCGCCGCGCAGTAAGCAGAGCCGGCGTTACGATTCTGGACCAATCGCCGGCGCTCGAGCTGCTTGCGGATGAATATGGCGTTGGCGGAGCCCGCGGCCTATCCCGCCTTGAATGTAAGGAGTGGAAGGTGCGGGCGAACGCGGTCATCATCGCCACTGGGGGATGCGCATTTCTTAGCAAAGGGCTCGGCTGTAACGTGTTGACTGGCGACGGTCTGCTTATGGCCTCAGAGCTCGGAATCGAGCTGTCCGGTATGGAATTTTCCCGTCAGTATGCGCCCAGCGCTGCTTTTGCCACTGTCACCCGCGGCAGGCTGCTCGGCTGGGCGACGTATACCAGGGAAGACGGAGAAATCCTTGAGCCCGGCGGTCCTCGGGCGGGAGACTTTCTTCCGCGCATGCTGAGCAAAGGGCCGGTATATGCAGTTTTGGATAAAGCGGACACGGAAGAAAAAAGAACGATTCTCCGAAATTCGCACGCCATATTTTTTCTCCCTTATGACCGGGCCGGCATTGATCCGTTCACACAACGGTTTCCGCTTACGCTGCGCTATGAGGGCACGGTGAGGGGAACGGGCGGCATTCGCCTGACGGGTGACGATTGCTCCACGACAGTCGCCGGATTATACGCAGCGGGGGATGCGGCAACTCGCGAGCGAATAACCGGGGGGAAATCGGGAGGAGGCGCATTTAACGCCTCTTGGGCGATCTCATCAGGCACATGGTCGGGTAAAGCCGCGGCGGACTATGCGCTGTCTCAAGGCCACGATGCCCGTCATCGCAACCTGCGTCCGGCTGGGCGGTATGGACTCGCGTCACAGGGAGCAGGAGGTCCGGAACGGTCAGTGCCTGAGCTGGATGCACACGCCATTATTGAAGCGGTTCAACGCGAGGTATTCCCGCTGGAAATCAATTACTTCCGCAGCGAGCCTGTGCTGCGCGCTTCGCTTAATCGGCTGAACGATCTATGGCCTCTTCTACGTGGCCGCGTTCAATGTAACGTTCAGCAACGTGTCCGGGCACGAGAAGCTGCGGCAATGACTGCCACCGCCAGGTGGATGTATACGGCCGCGCTAGCTCGGCGCGAAACGAGAGGAATGCATACGCTTTGCGAATATCCGTTGACGGATCCCGCCCAGCAGTACCGTTTGCTTGTATCCGGCCTCGATGCGATCCAGGTAAGACCGGAGAGCGGCACAGCTTTGCTGCAGAGCCCTTATTCAAGTCGATCCGACTTTTACGGGGAGGTGCCAACTTCATGA
- a CDS encoding LacI family DNA-binding transcriptional regulator: MAKERVTIQDIADALGISRNTASKALNRSKSIPDETRNKVLKKAIELKYKQFAFMESEKKLSKPSGNIALLTENLPNTSHFGSTLISGLERKISSAGYNLSIHIVRDIELQSLSLPNNFDAANVDGIICIELFDLEYSKLITSIGIPTIFIDCSAHICYPEFHADVLLMENEHSTYQLTKKLIDGGYKSFGFIGDYNHCRSFNERWSGFNRALAEAGISLDLAQCIVDDDRFFSSPEWMDDRLNDMNELPAAFVCANDYIAVSFMKTLKNRSILIPQDVVICGFDNAPESSIVEPQLTTVHIYRHEMGAKAADMLLSRIEDPAQPYQVTHFYTKPLIRDSTPNISWPL; encoded by the coding sequence ATGGCGAAGGAAAGAGTAACTATCCAAGACATCGCAGATGCTTTGGGAATATCGCGCAATACCGCCTCCAAGGCGCTGAACAGGAGCAAAAGTATTCCGGACGAGACACGCAACAAGGTCCTTAAGAAAGCCATTGAATTAAAATATAAACAATTTGCTTTTATGGAAAGCGAGAAAAAGTTGTCCAAACCTTCGGGAAACATTGCATTGTTAACGGAGAACCTGCCCAACACTTCCCATTTTGGTTCCACCCTGATCAGCGGACTGGAGAGAAAAATCAGTTCCGCAGGATATAATTTGTCCATTCACATCGTCCGAGACATTGAGCTGCAATCCTTGTCATTACCGAATAATTTCGATGCGGCCAATGTGGACGGGATTATTTGCATTGAGCTTTTTGACCTGGAATACAGCAAGCTCATTACAAGTATTGGCATACCCACCATATTTATCGATTGCTCCGCACACATCTGTTACCCGGAGTTTCATGCAGATGTGCTGCTAATGGAGAACGAACACAGCACTTATCAGCTCACCAAAAAGCTGATTGATGGCGGTTACAAGAGCTTTGGATTCATTGGTGATTACAACCATTGCCGGAGCTTTAACGAAAGATGGTCGGGCTTTAACCGTGCTCTTGCAGAGGCCGGCATCAGCCTCGATCTCGCCCAATGCATCGTGGATGACGACCGGTTTTTTTCCAGTCCTGAATGGATGGATGATCGGCTGAACGATATGAACGAACTTCCCGCGGCTTTTGTTTGCGCCAACGATTACATTGCCGTGAGCTTTATGAAAACCCTAAAGAACCGTAGCATTCTTATCCCTCAGGATGTGGTCATTTGCGGCTTTGACAATGCTCCCGAATCCAGCATCGTCGAACCGCAACTGACAACGGTCCACATCTATCGTCATGAAATGGGGGCCAAGGCCGCGGACATGCTCCTTTCGCGCATCGAGGATCCTGCGCAGCCTTACCAGGTTACGCATTTTTACACCAAACCGCTCATCAGGGACTCAACCCCGAATATCAGCTGGCCCCTTTAA
- a CDS encoding 4Fe-4S dicluster domain-containing protein — MIELVSKDRCVQCSLCVKVCPTNVFDTGTDGVPIIARQEDCQTCFICEAYCPVDALYVSPYADVSVTYEENELAEKGLLGSWRATIGWGPGRTKLAAIDTTPFIDWILPRRSNGEAADSRRDRAVE; from the coding sequence ATGATCGAACTCGTCAGCAAAGACCGGTGCGTTCAGTGCAGCTTATGTGTGAAAGTGTGCCCGACCAATGTGTTCGATACGGGTACGGATGGCGTTCCCATAATCGCCCGGCAGGAGGATTGCCAAACGTGCTTCATCTGTGAAGCGTATTGTCCGGTCGATGCGCTCTATGTGTCTCCTTATGCGGACGTTTCGGTAACGTACGAGGAAAACGAGCTGGCTGAAAAGGGATTGCTCGGCAGTTGGCGGGCAACGATCGGCTGGGGACCTGGGCGGACGAAGCTGGCCGCCATCGACACGACCCCGTTTATTGATTGGATTCTTCCTCGGCGTTCGAACGGGGAGGCGGCGGATTCGAGGCGGGACCGAGCAGTAGAATAG
- a CDS encoding ABC transporter permease: MQHSLKTHQERTAVRSRGIQSGLEYLKKTYLLYLLLAPALILTLIFKYGPMYGAVIAFKDFSPIKGIMGSEWVGFKHFDKFLSSPNFEVIFMNTLKLSAFGLFLGFPVPILLALMLNQVRRAGVKKNIQLFLYAPNFISVVVIVGMLFIFLSPTGAINQLVIWLTGEPVMFMLGPEYFRWIYILSDIWTGAGWASIIYVAALANVDPELHNAASLDGANLLQRIRHIDLPTIRPIMAIVFILAAGGIMSIGFEKAYLMQTAMNLPTSEIIPTYVYKIGLQKGDYSYSAAVGLFNSVINVILLITVNFAVKKMNDGDGLY; this comes from the coding sequence ATGCAACACTCACTTAAGACCCATCAAGAAAGAACAGCGGTACGAAGCCGGGGGATACAAAGCGGCCTTGAATATTTAAAAAAGACTTATCTTCTTTATTTGTTGCTTGCGCCCGCACTCATTTTAACCCTCATCTTCAAATATGGCCCCATGTACGGAGCCGTTATCGCTTTCAAGGATTTCAGCCCAATTAAGGGGATTATGGGCAGCGAATGGGTAGGATTCAAGCATTTCGACAAATTTCTATCGTCGCCAAATTTTGAAGTCATTTTTATGAATACGCTTAAATTAAGTGCCTTTGGTCTTTTTCTCGGTTTCCCCGTACCGATTTTGCTCGCTTTAATGCTCAATCAGGTGCGAAGAGCAGGCGTGAAGAAGAATATTCAATTGTTTCTGTATGCGCCGAATTTTATTTCGGTTGTCGTTATCGTCGGGATGCTGTTTATTTTCCTGTCGCCTACCGGCGCGATCAACCAGCTGGTTATCTGGCTGACGGGCGAACCGGTCATGTTTATGCTAGGTCCGGAGTATTTCAGATGGATCTATATTTTATCCGATATCTGGACCGGGGCTGGCTGGGCATCCATTATTTACGTGGCCGCACTGGCGAACGTGGACCCTGAGCTGCATAACGCGGCAAGCCTGGACGGGGCCAATCTGCTCCAGCGGATTCGTCATATCGATCTGCCGACGATCCGTCCAATCATGGCCATCGTATTCATTCTGGCTGCCGGCGGAATCATGTCAATCGGTTTTGAAAAGGCTTACTTGATGCAAACGGCGATGAATTTGCCAACATCGGAGATTATTCCGACTTATGTCTATAAAATCGGCTTGCAAAAAGGGGACTACTCTTACTCCGCCGCCGTAGGACTGTTCAACTCTGTCATCAATGTGATCCTGCTCATTACAGTCAACTTTGCTGTCAAGAAAATGAACGACGGCGATGGCCTCTACTGA
- a CDS encoding DUF2325 domain-containing protein, with amino-acid sequence MKTVAIIGGSQTETFKKMGEKRGLIIEHHNGKTGGGSVEHYFQRIINKADVIIILKGAISHSSMWAVRELAEKKGKKIDYHDGFGASGALEKALQLSLPMPRKVSMTKAVE; translated from the coding sequence ATGAAGACAGTGGCGATCATCGGAGGAAGCCAAACCGAAACGTTCAAAAAAATGGGTGAAAAGCGCGGTTTAATCATAGAGCATCATAATGGAAAAACGGGTGGAGGCTCAGTGGAACATTATTTTCAACGAATTATCAATAAAGCGGATGTTATTATCATTTTAAAAGGCGCCATAAGTCATTCTTCGATGTGGGCCGTGCGGGAGCTCGCAGAAAAAAAGGGGAAGAAGATCGACTACCACGATGGGTTCGGCGCATCCGGGGCGTTGGAAAAGGCTCTGCAATTATCGCTTCCCATGCCGCGCAAAGTTTCGATGACAAAAGCCGTAGAGTAA
- a CDS encoding glycine betaine ABC transporter substrate-binding protein yields MRLNKKTASKLGLLLTAVAMVAFILSGCGGKNDAATASGNAPSSGKKELRIGHQKYGTLSFLRAQGTLDKVLKEQGYTVTWTEFPGGPQLLEALNVGSIDFGSTGEAPPIFAQAASTELVYLGYEPPSPQSEAILVQEDSPIKSVAELKGKKVALNKGSNVHYLLVKHLEKAGLKENLLWGSEDATADEIVEATGNAQIHDTIMKLPMQYDGE; encoded by the coding sequence ATGAGATTAAATAAAAAGACAGCGAGTAAATTGGGTTTATTACTCACCGCAGTGGCCATGGTGGCCTTCATTCTATCAGGCTGCGGCGGAAAAAATGATGCAGCAACCGCTTCCGGCAACGCCCCCTCCTCTGGAAAAAAGGAACTGCGCATCGGCCATCAAAAATACGGTACATTGAGCTTTCTAAGAGCTCAGGGGACTTTAGATAAAGTACTGAAAGAACAAGGTTACACCGTTACATGGACAGAGTTTCCGGGCGGGCCGCAGCTGCTTGAAGCTCTGAACGTGGGCAGTATTGATTTCGGCTCTACCGGAGAAGCGCCTCCGATCTTTGCACAAGCTGCCAGCACAGAACTCGTTTATCTTGGCTACGAGCCGCCAAGTCCGCAAAGCGAAGCTATTCTCGTTCAAGAGGATTCCCCGATTAAGAGCGTGGCCGAACTTAAAGGCAAAAAGGTTGCGCTCAATAAAGGCTCCAACGTGCATTACCTGCTCGTTAAACACCTCGAGAAAGCAGGGTTGAAGGAAAACCTCCTGTGGGGGAGTGAAGACGCAACCGCCGATGAAATCGTCGAGGCAACGGGAAATGCCCAAATCCACGATACGATCATGAAGCTGCCCATGCAGTATGACGGAGAGTAA